TCCAGAAGGCCCATCTCCCTCTCAGGTTTACAGGGGAAGAAAGGACCACCAGAAAGGCCACAGCTAgaatttaaaacagttttattaaaaCAAGCACATCGTGTAATAGCACTGTCGTGTTGTGTAAGTGTCTGTCTGACTTGTACAGAGCCATGTTCTCTAGGCAGCTGGGCACTCAGCTTCCTGGAGGCCAGATGCGCCTTCAGGCTCTCTGGCTCTAGGCGGCACTTGGCTCGGACCCAGGGCTGCCCGCGGTCTGGGCCCCCATCAGGCACCGAGTCCCTTCTAATTGCCCTGGACTGGTGCTGCCTTCCAgcagacacagcctgagtcactgGTCACCTTAACAGCTTAAAACCAGTTAGAATAATAGGAAACAGCGGAATAAAACCTCTCACATGCATGGTCATTCAAGGAAGAGCAAGCCATGACATGTTCTGGAAAATCCACCGGCTTGCCGTGGGAGTGTGAAGTCCCATAGTTGCTGGAAGTGCATggttaaaagaacattttttttttttttttttttaaaaacgaatTAATACGGACTTCAGCAGCAATCCCAACAAGGAAGAGGATGATGAATGAGGGACACTTTTCGGTCCCCGCAAAGATCCGTGCTTCTCCTGCGCTGCAGACTGGAAGACTGATCTGGCCTTCTGAATGCAGAAAGCTCCCTGCCCTTTCTGGAATTGAGTGGATGGCTTTGCTCAGCCCAGGGGAGGACATCCggaggacagaggaaggggtggggtgggggggtgacagTGCAGAGAGAGGAACGAGCCTCTGTCAACCTCCACTTTTCAAGGCTGTTTCCCTGAGGGCCACAGCCCCAGCCGCTGCCGCCACTGGCCGCGGCCGGGAGAGCAGGCAGGATCCTGGATCTGCAGGCGGGTGAGCAGGTGGACAGGAGCCCAGCGGAGAGATGTCCCTGCCGCAGGCGATTATGCAAAGTGACAAGTGATTGCTTTCCTTTTCAAAGACAACCCCTTTGGATGGAGCTTTTTCCTTGAAGACTCTGGGGAGATAGGGGGTTGGGTGGgaacctcagggcctttgacagGACCGAGCCACACAGCAGCTTCCTCGGCTTCCTCTGCAGACTCTGGTCACTCCTGGCAGGCCGTGGTTGGGGAAGCCGTGGTGGGGCAGGTCAGAGTGCGGCTGGAGTTAGGCATGGGTCTGGGTTGCCGCTGCGGCCTGCCTGGGCCATGGCCCTCCGGCGGGCCAGGCGTGACTTGCAGGGCGGGGAAAGCCTCACAGAGCAGAGGCCCTCAACCAAGGACTCAGACTCCTCTGCCAGCTCGTCTTCCTCACGCTGAGAAAGCTGGCGGTTGAGGGCGATGGCCTCGGCCGCGAAGAGTGTCAGGTCCATTGTGCTGCTATTTCTACAGGGGCGGGcagcacagaggagagggaagccgGGCTCAGCACCCTAGCTTTGCCAGCCCACTCCCGGACCCTGGAGGATTTTTCTGTGCTGCTCCCCCAGGGAAGTCATTCTTGCCCAGGTTTGGAATTCAATTTCACTGAGGCTGGAATGGCTTTTAGCCTCAACTATAGTCCTTGGACTTAGGAGTTGGGACAAATGCCCCCTTCTATTCAGAGCACCCCCCTCTGCGCTCCCATGCTCTGTACCCAGCTCTCCCAAAGGGCCGGGCACATGAAGCGCCCACCTGTGTATCCCCCTCTCCCATCAGGGCAGGGAACTCCAAGAGCAAGGGCTGTGCCTTTGCGTCTGTATCCCTGGGGCCCAGCCCAGGGCAAGCATACAGCAGGAACTGCGGTTTGCCAAAAAACATCTTGTAGGGTAGATCTAGAGAGTCAGGTAGGGTTGCCCTGGGCAGCAGCACTCCGGCTCACCCCAGTGGCGACTACAGATACGTAAGACTTCCCTGTGAAACTCCCAGCACCCCGTCATCAGGTGGCCCCCTGGCAGGGTTCCCATGGTGTGGTACCTCAGTCTTCTGGGAATAGGGCAGTGCTACCAGGAGTATGGTCTAATGTTAAAAGGCACTAGAGTCAAACAGATACAGGTTCAAAGTCCAACTCCCAAAGGCAACTGTGCAGCCCTGAGGGAGAAACTTCAATCTCTCTATTCTTcggttttctcatccataaaatgggataataggAACAACTCTCTTTTAAATTGATCATAAAGAGTATGAATAGCAGCTCTGTAAAGCCCTTAGCACCGGATCTGGCACGTAGTATGCATTTACTATAGAGCAGCCATTACTATTACTGTCTAGGGGTGATGGGACAATTGGTCCAGCTGCCTCACAGCGACCCCTCCTGCCACAGACACCAACCCGCAGCAGCAGGAAGGAACCTTGGGGTGAATAACCTACAGATAAGGTCTCTGGGCTATAAATGGTGATTTCTAGTTAGATGCAAGCAGATATGGAAACAGTTTTTTTCTCCTGCAAACAGCACCTGAGGGGCCTTGAAGACTCGGGATGGGAGAGGAAGGGCCACGCTAAGAAGGCAGGCCGGGGAGCCCCTTTAGGAGGATGACACCTGAGCCTAGAGTTAGGCTCCCTGTCCCCCCCCTCACCCCAGTGTGGCTGAGAGTTTGAGGGAAAGTCAAAGCCAAAGAAAGAAGGGCATCAGGTGTGGTTGGAGAATTTACCTCTGGAGGACTTGCGGCGTGGGGAGTCCCCTTTCTGGAGCTTGCTAGAATGGGAAGGACAGATGTGGGGGTAAGCAATGCTCCCTCCTTTAGGAGCTGCCCAACCCACACCAGTGCAGAGTGGGTAGGCTACTAGAGATTCCTGGCCCAGCACAGACACTTGGCCAAGCTTGCCTGCAGGGTCAGACCCTCCAAGGAGAGAGTAAGAAAGGACAGTTTGAGCCCAGCTGACTCTGCCAGGAGACTCACTCCCTTTGCCTGGCCAAGTCTTCTTTATCCTCTGAGACCCAGCTCAAGGGTCACTTCTGAGAAGCATTCattctcccacccctgccacctcccTACCCCTGTCCAAGCGGAGGTGTGCATCCTTTTGTGCCCTTAGCACTTTTGATAAGCTTTTGTTACACTATCCCATAATTTACTGccttgtctccccctccccaataGAGTAAGAAGACAGGGATTGGGTCTTAATCATCCCAGTATCGCCAGAGTCTGGCATGGGGTAGGTGCTCGGTAAAGTTAGCAGCTCTTGGGTGGCTAGCAATCAGCCACTCAGAGGTTTCTAGATTGGGTCCTCCACTGTAACATGGGGCTGGCAATGTTTGCTTCCTTCCACTGGAAGGGTCACTGAGGCTGGCTAGGGCCTGGCAGACCAATGACACAGGCCCCAAATGCCAATACCAGGCTGCTTCCAAGCCTGTGTGCCTCTGCCAATGGTAGGATGCAAGTGCCAACCCCCCAGAGGCCTCTGGTCATTCCCGAGCAGCATGGGTCAGTTAGAAGCCTAGTCCTAGGCCAAGGTTAGTGCCAAGTCTACGACCCATAAGGGGATCCTTCAGGGGCTACGTCAATGGCCAGTTCACTCTACATGGGCAGGAACTGAAGCTGGTCTCCCTCCAGCTGAGGTCAGCCCCCTGGGCTGCTGTCTAGTACTTGCTACTCTAAAAGCTTCCTCCCTGCCACGCTATAGGCCTGGGGAGGTGGACTGCCGCCTCCCCGGGTTACTCACCCCCTGCACCCAGGGGTGCTGCAGAACTTGGGCAGCACTCAGTCTCTGCTTTGCATCTCGAACCAGGAGCTTAGAGATGAGGTCTTTGGCCTCGCTGGAGATGTGTGCCCAGTCCTTGTCAGGAAACTCATACTTGCCTTCCTGGATGCTCTCAAACAGCTTGTTCTAGGTAAAGAAGATTCCTCCTGAAGCCACACTACCGCGGAATAAGCAGAATGTACCTGCCATTGGTTTGGTCACCCTGGGTCCCCTTGGTTTCAGCTGGAGCTGCAGCTCATGGCTTGGGGATGCCAGAGGCCAGGGCCCTCCCCAGCACCCCACTCCCTGCTAAGTCATCAGACCACACAGAATGCCCGTTGGGCAGGGATGGCTATGCTACTTGGAGGGTGGGTGACACGTGGCAAATGTCAACTAGGAACACAGCCCCAATTCCTCAGCCCTTCACACGGGGGCCCCACAAATGGGCCCCTGGCATCCTGTAAGGTTTCAGCTGCCCCTATCGCCAACCTTACACTTCTACTCCTCTTCCTTGTACTCCCATGCAGCTGTCTCACACCTCCTTGTCTTGGCTGGTGTGGCCACCCCTGCTTGGATTTCTTGGGCAAGACTCAGATTTGCAGGTTCTGCTCTAACAACTCTCCCCTCAACTCCCAGCTAAGCCTGTCTCTCTCTCGGCCTGTCGTCAGCCTTTGGACAGAAGGGGGAAGGGGCATTAGGGACCCTCTTCTGGAGCAGAAACACCCCCAGCCCAGTCTTGTTGGGCATCCCCCCAAGCAcactcccgccccccaccccccgccaatgCCAGCAGGCCCTGTGCAGTGGGCCCCCAAGCTGCGCTTACCTGGCACACCCTGCAGACCTCTCCCCGGTCCCAGCCACAATCGGTCCCACAGTGACCTACGAAGGGGGGGTAGCCACTCAGCATGATGTAGAGGACCACGCCTAGGCTCCACAGGTCACAGCGCTTGTCGTAAAAGGTGGCCTCATCCCTGAAGACCTCCACCACCTCCGGGGCCATGTACTCTGCAGAACCACACTGTGGGGGCCAAGGTTGGGAGGGGAAatggcagagaagggagaggcttaGTCACAGGGAGAGGAGATGGCCAAGGGCAGAATGTGATGATGGCACTTGAGCAGCATGGGGCCGCAGAGCAAGGAGTTGCCAGGAAAGCCGGCCAGAGGGTTCACCTGATACCACCAACGCACTTCGAGGAGGTGGGCTGAGTGTTTGTAAACGGAGTCCTAGAGTTCCCCATGGTCCACATGACCAGTTCCAGGTCACCTTCCTATCTTTCCAGGTCCTTCTCCAGTAGGTTGCAGGTCAAGGAGCTGCAGGAATCTCTGCCTCAGCTCTCTGCATTCACTTCATGTACAAGGGCTTCAACGGACTAGGGGCACGGCTCTGGGAAGGGCTCTGTGGATATCTGATCCCAAAAGcaaggagttctttttttttctttttctttttctttttttaaatcgtaaataggctccatgcctggcacagggcttgaattcacaaccctgagattgaaaGACCGGGGTCTTACAAGATTAAGatccaagctgagatcaagagttggatgcttaactgactgagcaacccaggtgcccccaaaaaagaAGGAGTTCTTAAAAGTGAAGTCCTGCCAAGCTTCTCTGCCAGCCTGGAGGTATAAGGAGGTAAAAGAGGTATAAGGATTCAGAATTAAGAGTCCGTCCAACCTGGGAGAGCTCTTAGAACAAATCCaatctccctgcttctcccatttatagatgggaaaaccaAGGATGAGGAGGGGGTAGGGATCTGGTTCCAGCACACCAGTGGTAAACCAGTACATTCAGGACTTTTTCCTTTCATCCTTGCATAGGAGAtgctgataaaaacaaaacaaattctttttgCTCCCATCTTCCTTATTGCAGGCTTGCCAAGAGATACCTCCCTGGCCCCCAACATACACAACTAATTAGATGGAAATACAAGAAGTGGAGAAAGGACATTTTCCGTGTTATTGGCAATTAGAGTTAATGATTTTGAGAACAAGGTATCTCAGTGTAGTAGAAGCTAATACAGAAACATTTCTAATAATTCAATTAGATAAGACATGAGCATACTGAAATGCATGTCTTAAAAAAGGTTATTAGGAAAATTCACTTATGAAGCATGCAAATCTCAAAAGATTCATATTAATTTTAGTACATTGAGTATGTACAAGAGCTGTCTTAGGAAGAACAGCTCCCACCTGCACATCTGGGCATGAAATATGAAGTGAAGGAAGCAAGAGGATAACTTAGGCAAGTGATCCTACACGTAGAGAGCTGGGACCTCTCAGTTCTGGCCACAGAGAGACCACACTCCCCCTTTCCATCACAGGG
This Neovison vison isolate M4711 chromosome 2, ASM_NN_V1, whole genome shotgun sequence DNA region includes the following protein-coding sequences:
- the MKNK1 gene encoding MAP kinase-interacting serine/threonine-protein kinase 1 isoform X3: MYKLTSELLGEGAYAKVQGAVSLQNGKEYAVKIIEKQAGHSRSRVFREVETLYQCQGNKNILELIEFFEDDTRFYLVFEKLQGGSILAHIQKQKHFNEREASRVVRDVAAALDFLHTKGIAHRDLKPENILCESPEKVSPVKICDFDLGSGVKLNNSCTPITTPELTTPCGSAEYMAPEVVEVFRDEATFYDKRCDLWSLGVVLYIMLSGYPPFVGHCGTDCGWDRGEVCRVCQNKLFESIQEGKYEFPDKDWAHISSEAKDLISKLLVRDAKQRLSAAQVLQHPWVQGQAPERGLPTPQVLQRNSSTMDLTLFAAEAIALNRQLSQREEDELAEESESLVEGLCSVRLSPPCKSRLARRRAMAQAGRSGNPDPCLTPAAL
- the MKNK1 gene encoding MAP kinase-interacting serine/threonine-protein kinase 1 isoform X1, with product MQNRPEMGSREPLPIAEGDKRKKKKRKTRATDSLSGKFEDMYKLTSELLGEGAYAKVQGAVSLQNGKEYAVKIIEKQAGHSRSRVFREVETLYQCQGNKNILELIEFFEDDTRFYLVFEKLQGGSILAHIQKQKHFNEREASRVVRDVAAALDFLHTKGIAHRDLKPENILCESPEKVSPVKICDFDLGSGVKLNNSCTPITTPELTTPCGSAEYMAPEVVEVFRDEATFYDKRCDLWSLGVVLYIMLSGYPPFVGHCGTDCGWDRGEVCRVCQNKLFESIQEGKYEFPDKDWAHISSEAKDLISKLLVRDAKQRLSAAQVLQHPWVQGQAPERGLPTPQVLQRNSSTMDLTLFAAEAIALNRQLSQREEDELAEESESLVEGLCSVRLSPPCKSRLARRRAMAQAGRSGNPDPCLTPAAL
- the MKNK1 gene encoding MAP kinase-interacting serine/threonine-protein kinase 1 isoform X2, whose product is MGSREPLPIAEGDKRKKKKRKTRATDSLSGKFEDMYKLTSELLGEGAYAKVQGAVSLQNGKEYAVKIIEKQAGHSRSRVFREVETLYQCQGNKNILELIEFFEDDTRFYLVFEKLQGGSILAHIQKQKHFNEREASRVVRDVAAALDFLHTKGIAHRDLKPENILCESPEKVSPVKICDFDLGSGVKLNNSCTPITTPELTTPCGSAEYMAPEVVEVFRDEATFYDKRCDLWSLGVVLYIMLSGYPPFVGHCGTDCGWDRGEVCRVCQNKLFESIQEGKYEFPDKDWAHISSEAKDLISKLLVRDAKQRLSAAQVLQHPWVQGQAPERGLPTPQVLQRNSSTMDLTLFAAEAIALNRQLSQREEDELAEESESLVEGLCSVRLSPPCKSRLARRRAMAQAGRSGNPDPCLTPAAL